In a single window of the Acipenser ruthenus chromosome 8, fAciRut3.2 maternal haplotype, whole genome shotgun sequence genome:
- the LOC131737702 gene encoding putative lipoyltransferase 2, mitochondrial isoform X1, with translation MTIPRSAIRVVNLGRIPYGRALQVQQHYIRQHLDSLTCPPDQRPNTLLLCEHRPVYTIGIRQAPYPTDEEERLKGLGADFFRTRRGGLITFHGPGQLVCYPILNLGCFKKSVRWYVCELERTVINLCSRFGIKASTSPDTGVWVGDNKICAIGIHCGRYITSHGLALNCNTDLTWFEHVVPCGIVDLTSELPEGFSSRQHGQPPPHTAALALRISAEQHAGQTLCQIQ, from the exons atgactATTCCAAGGTCAGCTATTAGGGTGGTTAACTTGGGACGGATTCCTTATGGACGTGCCCTGCAGGTCCAGCAACATTACATCCGTCAGCACCTGGATTCCCTGACCTGCCCTCCCGACCAGCGGCCAAACACCCTCCTCTTGTGCGAGCACCGTCCAGTGTACACCATCGGCATCAGGCAAGCCCCTTACCCTACCGACGAGGAGGAGAGACTGAAAGGTCTTGGGGCTGATTTCTTCCGGACTCGTCGTGGTGGACTGATAACCTTCCACGGCCCCGGGCAATTAGTGTGTTACCCCATCCTCAATCTGGGCTGCTTTAAGAAGAGTGTCCGCTGGTATGTTTGTGAGTTGGAGAGGACTGTGATTAACCTGTGCAGCAGGTTTGGGATCAAGGCTTCTACATCCCCTGATACAGGGGTGTGGGTGGGGGACAATAAGATTTGTGCTATTG GAATACACTGTGGAAGGTACATCACCTCGCACGGCTTAGCGTTGAACTGCAACACTGACCTGACCTGGTTTGAGCATGTCGTCCCCTGTGGGATTGTGG ATCTGACTTCTGAATTACCAG AGGGTTTCTCTTCCAGGCAGCATGGGCAGCCTCCACCACACACTGCGGCCCTTGCTCTCAGAATCTCAGCTGAACAACACGCAGGCCAGACCCTGTGTCAAATTCAGTGA
- the LOC131737702 gene encoding putative lipoyltransferase 2, mitochondrial isoform X3: MTIPRSAIRVVNLGRIPYGRALQVQQHYIRQHLDSLTCPPDQRPNTLLLCEHRPVYTIGIRQAPYPTDEEERLKGLGADFFRTRRGGLITFHGPGQLVCYPILNLGCFKKSVRWYVCELERTVINLCSRFGIKASTSPDTGVWVGDNKICAIGIHCGRYITSHGLALNCNTDLTWFEHVVPCGIVEGFSSRQHGQPPPHTAALALRISAEQHAGQTLCQIQ, translated from the exons atgactATTCCAAGGTCAGCTATTAGGGTGGTTAACTTGGGACGGATTCCTTATGGACGTGCCCTGCAGGTCCAGCAACATTACATCCGTCAGCACCTGGATTCCCTGACCTGCCCTCCCGACCAGCGGCCAAACACCCTCCTCTTGTGCGAGCACCGTCCAGTGTACACCATCGGCATCAGGCAAGCCCCTTACCCTACCGACGAGGAGGAGAGACTGAAAGGTCTTGGGGCTGATTTCTTCCGGACTCGTCGTGGTGGACTGATAACCTTCCACGGCCCCGGGCAATTAGTGTGTTACCCCATCCTCAATCTGGGCTGCTTTAAGAAGAGTGTCCGCTGGTATGTTTGTGAGTTGGAGAGGACTGTGATTAACCTGTGCAGCAGGTTTGGGATCAAGGCTTCTACATCCCCTGATACAGGGGTGTGGGTGGGGGACAATAAGATTTGTGCTATTG GAATACACTGTGGAAGGTACATCACCTCGCACGGCTTAGCGTTGAACTGCAACACTGACCTGACCTGGTTTGAGCATGTCGTCCCCTGTGGGATTGTGG AGGGTTTCTCTTCCAGGCAGCATGGGCAGCCTCCACCACACACTGCGGCCCTTGCTCTCAGAATCTCAGCTGAACAACACGCAGGCCAGACCCTGTGTCAAATTCAGTGA
- the LOC131737702 gene encoding putative lipoyltransferase 2, mitochondrial isoform X2: MTIPRSAIRVVNLGRIPYGRALQVQQHYIRQHLDSLTCPPDQRPNTLLLCEHRPVYTIGIRQAPYPTDEEERLKGLGADFFRTRRGGLITFHGPGQLVCYPILNLGCFKKSVRWYVCELERTVINLCSRFGIKASTSPDTGVWVGDNKICAIGIHCGRYITSHGLALNCNTDLTWFEHVVPCGIVGKGVTTLSRELEKEVSVSETTQPFLEAFAEQFNCTLSIN, translated from the exons atgactATTCCAAGGTCAGCTATTAGGGTGGTTAACTTGGGACGGATTCCTTATGGACGTGCCCTGCAGGTCCAGCAACATTACATCCGTCAGCACCTGGATTCCCTGACCTGCCCTCCCGACCAGCGGCCAAACACCCTCCTCTTGTGCGAGCACCGTCCAGTGTACACCATCGGCATCAGGCAAGCCCCTTACCCTACCGACGAGGAGGAGAGACTGAAAGGTCTTGGGGCTGATTTCTTCCGGACTCGTCGTGGTGGACTGATAACCTTCCACGGCCCCGGGCAATTAGTGTGTTACCCCATCCTCAATCTGGGCTGCTTTAAGAAGAGTGTCCGCTGGTATGTTTGTGAGTTGGAGAGGACTGTGATTAACCTGTGCAGCAGGTTTGGGATCAAGGCTTCTACATCCCCTGATACAGGGGTGTGGGTGGGGGACAATAAGATTTGTGCTATTG GAATACACTGTGGAAGGTACATCACCTCGCACGGCTTAGCGTTGAACTGCAACACTGACCTGACCTGGTTTGAGCATGTCGTCCCCTGTGGGATTGTGGGTAAGGGAGTTACCACTTTGAGTCGGGAACTGGAGAAGGAGGTTTCTGTCTCGGAGACCACACAGCCCTTCCTTGAAGCCTTTGCAGAGCAGTTTAATTGCACTCTTTCAATAAACTGA